From Methylovorus glucosotrophus:
GGTGCCGTAGTCCGGCACTTCCAGCTTGAAGTCATAACTGGCATAGCTGCCGCGGCTGTGTTCAGGCTTGAGGGTCATGGTGACAGTGCCGGTATAAGCTCCCTCATGTGCATCATCGCCCGTGCATTGGTATACGCCGCTGAAATCCTCGCCGGTGAATTTGCCTGCCGAGGCCTTGGCCTGCGCCTGCAGCGGCACTGCAATGGAAACCAGAAGCATGAGACTGGCCAATGAAAAACGCGACATACCTTCCCCTTTTTTGAAAAATGACGATGATCCTGCATGGCCCCTTGGGCAGCCCCAGGCCCAGTGAACGGCACAGTAAACGCAGCGGAACTCACTGGCGGGTGCATTATCGAATTATCATACCTCTACCTGCATGAATAATCTGCAGCAACCCTCTGTTACCACCATGGGAGTCCTCTTTGCACTCTGTTTTCAAACCTTTTGGCTCAGCATTGCGCTATCTCAATTGCATGCGCCAGCTCTTCACCAGTGCCATCGTTGCCTGGTTTGCCCACCGCGCCACCAGCAAGGGCGCGGCCCTGGCGTTTTATACGATTTTTTCGCTCACCCCCATTCTGGTGCTGGTGATTGCCGTAACCGGTTATTTTCTGGGCGAACAAGCCGCCCAGGGCCATGTGATTGAAGAGTTGTCCATGCTGGTCGGCGAAAGCGGTGCACGCGTGATCAGTTCGCTGCTGGCAGCCTCCAGCAACCATACGTCGGGCATGATTGCCTCGGTGGTCGCGGCATTGCTGATTTTCATCGGGGCTACCACGGTATTTGCCGAACTGAAGGCCAGCCTGGATGAAATCTGGGAAGTGGAGAAAGCCGTCGTCAGCAATAAACATGCATTCAAGCAACTGCTGATCACGCGCCTGACCTCGTTTGGCCTGATCATCATCCTGTCTGCCTTGCTGATGAGCTCACTGCTGGCGAGCGCCGGACTGGGGCTCATCGAGCATTACGCCAATTATTTCCTGGGGGGCTATCTGGATTTTCTGCTACAGCACATGGCGATTTTCAAATACATCTCGACCCTGCTGTCGTTTGCGGTGATTACCGCCATGTTTGCCGTGGTCTACAAGATGCTGCCGGATGTGCGGCTGTCGTGGTCGGATGTGGTGGTGGGCGCCGTGCTCACGGCCTTGCTGTTTGGCCTGGGGAAATTGCTGATCGGCATGTATCTGAGCCGCAGCGGCATTTCATCCAGCTTTGGCGCGGCGGGCTCGCTGATCGCGCTGTTACTGTGGATTTATTACTCCGCGCAGATTTTCTTTTTTGGCGCCGAGGTCACCCGGCAATTTGCCCTCACTTACGGCAGCCTGAAAGAGCAAAACGACCAGCCCTAAACCTCCGCTGGCATAAAGCGGGAGCGCAAATCTTCCAGATTGAGCTCCTGCAATATCTGCTCCAGCCGCTCGCGCGCATTGCGCCGCGGATTATTCTTGTAACGGGCAATGATCAGCTCGTTTTTCATGGAATGCTCCCAGCCAACCAGCTCGGTCACCGTCACCTGATAGCCATGCGCCTCAAGCTGCAGGCAACGCAGCACATTGGTGATCTGACTGCCAAATTCGCGGGTATGTATCGGGTGACGCCAGATTTCCGATAGCGGCGTTTTGCCAAAAGACTCATTCTTGCGCTTGCGCAGCACCTCGGCCACTTCCGCCTGACAGCACGGCACCAGCACCATGAATTGCGCCTGCTTTTGCAGGCCAAACTGTATCGCATCATCCGTGGCGGTATTGCAGGCATGCAGCGCCGTCACGATTTCCACTTTTGGTGGCAAGGCCGTCGAGCGCATGGCATCTTCCACCGACAAATGATGGAACTGCATGCGCGCGAACCCCAGCTCGGACGCCAACTGACGGGATTTTTCCACCAGCTCGGCGCGGGTTTCCACCCCCACCACCTGCCCGGCCGCCTGCTGCTTCATGAAGAGATCGTAAAGAATAAAGCCCAGATAGGATTTTCCCGCCCCATGATCCACCAGCATGGGCGAAGGATTGCCCTGCATGACTTCCTGCAGCAAAGGCTCAATGAACTGGTAGAGGTGATACACCTGCTTCAGCTTGCGGCGCGTGTCCTGGTTGAGCTTGCCGTCGCGCGTCAGAATGTGCAGCTCCTTGAGCAGGGCGATGGATTGAATGGGGTGAATTTCGGGGATGAGCGTCATGGCGGCATTTTACCACCGTCGCAGATCAAGGCCTGAGGACTGCGGGCGATAAAAAGCCGGAAAAAGCCAACTCAATGATAAAATACGGAAATTGCAGCACTTTCCTTATTCAGCGCTGGCCCCTGCTCAGCGCATCTCATGTACATCGGTGGTTTTAAATAATGGCAATACAGTGGTTTCCCGGACATATGACCTCGGCAAAGAAAAAAGCAGCCGAGACCATGGAGCATATCGACATCGTGATTGAGGTGCTGGATGCGCGG
This genomic window contains:
- a CDS encoding class I SAM-dependent methyltransferase — protein: MTLIPEIHPIQSIALLKELHILTRDGKLNQDTRRKLKQVYHLYQFIEPLLQEVMQGNPSPMLVDHGAGKSYLGFILYDLFMKQQAAGQVVGVETRAELVEKSRQLASELGFARMQFHHLSVEDAMRSTALPPKVEIVTALHACNTATDDAIQFGLQKQAQFMVLVPCCQAEVAEVLRKRKNESFGKTPLSEIWRHPIHTREFGSQITNVLRCLQLEAHGYQVTVTELVGWEHSMKNELIIARYKNNPRRNARERLEQILQELNLEDLRSRFMPAEV
- a CDS encoding YihY/virulence factor BrkB family protein, with product MRQLFTSAIVAWFAHRATSKGAALAFYTIFSLTPILVLVIAVTGYFLGEQAAQGHVIEELSMLVGESGARVISSLLAASSNHTSGMIASVVAALLIFIGATTVFAELKASLDEIWEVEKAVVSNKHAFKQLLITRLTSFGLIIILSALLMSSLLASAGLGLIEHYANYFLGGYLDFLLQHMAIFKYISTLLSFAVITAMFAVVYKMLPDVRLSWSDVVVGAVLTALLFGLGKLLIGMYLSRSGISSSFGAAGSLIALLLWIYYSAQIFFFGAEVTRQFALTYGSLKEQNDQP